The Candidatus Palauibacter soopunensis region GGCAGTCGCGGCCCTCAGCGCCCACGGTGCCGTCACGCCGGCACGGCTCGCCTCGCAGGACGGACGGGCGCTCGAACTTGCGGACTACTACCGGCTGAAGGACGCGGGGAGCCCGGCTCTCTCGCCCGATGGATCGCGCGTGGCCTACGTCGTGACGTCGGTCCTCGAGGACGAGAACCGCCGCCACAGCGAGATCCGGCTCGTGGACGCGGACGGTGCCGGCGAGGCCACGCGGGTGACGAGCCCGAGCTTCAGCGCGTCCTCGCCCCGATGGAGCCCGGACGGCCGCTACCTCGTCTTCACGTCGAACCGGCCGGACCCCAGTGGGTCGGGCGCGGGGAGCACGTGGTTCCTCCGCATGGACCGGCCGGCCGGCGAGGCGTTCCGGCTCGAGGGGCTGCGAGGCTCTCCCGTCTTCAGTCCGGACGGCCGATGGATCGCGTTCACCCGGCCGACGCCGCCCCCGCCTCCCCCGGAACCCGTCTGGGAGTCCGACTTCGAGCGCCGCACCGTGGAGCGGTTCGACGGGCGCGAGTACGACTGGATGAACTATCGCTTCGACCGGCGGGGCTACCTCGCCGACCCACGCGATCCGAACGCGACACCCCCCCGCGAGGTGTACCTGCTGCCGGCCGAGGGGGGAGAAGCGCGGCAACTCACGGAACTCGGCTTCGACGCCTCCGGGCTCGCCTGGAGTCCCGACGGCCGGCGGCTCGCGTTCACCGCGGACGCGCACCAGCGGGATGAACATTCGTACGAGCGGTCGGATCTGTGGGTCGTCGACCTCGACGGCGACGTGAGCCGGCTCACCGACGACGGATACAACTACTCCTCCCCGGCCTGGTCCGCCGACGGTGCGCGGCTCGTCGTCCGGGGCAACGAAGGCCTGGACATCATCATCCGCGAAGCCCGCGACCGCGGGGCGCCCTCCGACCTCTTCGTGTTCGACACGGAGAACGGGACGAGGCTCCGCAACCTCACCGCAGAGTGGGACCTCATCCCCGGCGGACCCACCGTGAGCGCGGACGGCGGACAGGTCTACTTCTCCGCGGGCATTCGCGGCAACACGCATCTCTTCCGCGTCGCCGAGGGAGGGGGACCGGTCGAGCAGGTGACGGCCGGGGACCGCCGGCTCGGGAGCTTCTCCTTCTCGCAGGACTTCTCGCGCGTCGCGTTCCGGGCCACCGCTCCGACGGAACCGGGCGACGTATGGGTCGCGGACGTGGGTGCCGCGATGGCCGACGAGGTGCGGCTGAGCGAGGTGAATCGCGACCTGCTCGCCGAGATCGCACTGTCCAGCCCGGAGCGTCTCTCGTTCCGGAGTCCCGATGGGACCGAGGTCGAAGGCTGGATGCTTCCCGCGCGCGGCTATGCGGCGGGGCAGGGCGGGTTCCCCATGGTCCTGCAGATGCACGGCGGACCGCACGGAGCCTACGGGAATACCTGGTCGTTCGACCAGCAACTCCTGGCGGCGCAGGGCTACATGGTGCTGTTCACGAACCCGCGGGCCTCGACCGGATACGGCGAGGACTTCCGCTGGGGCACCTGGGGTGGCTGGGGCTTCAACGACTACGACGACGTGATGGCGGGCGTCGACCACGCGATCGAACGCTACGAGATCGACACCGCGCGCATGGGCGCGACCGGCTATTCCTACGGGGGATTTCTCACGAACTGGGTCATCACGCACACGGACCGCTTCGCCGCCGCCATCGCCGGGGCTTCGATCTCGAACTGGGTCAGCGACTACGGCGTGGCGGACATCCCCCGCACCAAGGAGAGCGAGTTCTTCGGGCCGCCGTGGGAGGAGCGCGGGCTCGAGCACCTGATGCGCTCCTCGCCGATCATCTACGCGAAGGGCGTGACGACGCCGACGCTTTTCGTCCACGGGGAGTCGGACCACCGGGTCCCGGTCGAGGAGGCGGAGCAGATGTACGTGGCGCTCCGGAAGCAGCAGGTGCCCGCGAAGTTCGTGCGCTATCCCGACTCCTACCACGGGGGATGGACCCCGTGGCGCATGGTGCACCGCATGTGGGTCCAGCTCGAATGGTGGGAACAGTGGCTCCGTCCCTCCGCGACCTCCGATCAATGAGCCCCACCGAACGCCGTGCCGTGCGCCGTTCCGCCGGCCGATCCGTGCGCGGCCGCCCCCTCGCGTGCCTCCCCTTCCTCCTGGCGCTGGCGGCGTGTCAGGCGGAGACGGGCCTGTCGCCGGAGCGCTGGGCCGCCGACTACGAACGGTTCATGGAGGCGCAGCTCGTGGACCGGACGGAAGCCGGCGTCGCGACGGGGGAGAACGGAGCGGTCACCGTCGCGTACAACGGGCTCGCGGCGCGCGCCGGACTGGAGGCACTGAAGCAGGGCGGGAACGCGATCGACGCGGCGATGACGACCGCGCTCATGCAGGTCGCGCTCACCGCGGGCGCGCCGATCAGCTACTTCGGCATCATGTCGCTCGTCTACTACGACGCGGGCACGGACCGGGTGTACACGATGAACGCCGAGTGGAACACGGTGCTCGGCGAGGACGATCCGGCGAATATCCCCGGCGGGATCGATCTCTCCTCTCCCGACGGGAGGTACGGTACGGAGGTGAGCGGGCGCACGGCGCTCGTCGGCGGGTTCATGAAGGGCGTCGGGGCCGCGCACGAGCGGTTCGGGCGGCTGCCGTGGGCGGAGATCTTCAAGCCCTCGATCCACGTGGCCGAGCAGGGCTTCCCCATCTCGAAGAAGGTGGAGGGCTACTGGGAGGGGCGGGCCGCGGATCTCGCGCGACTTCCGGAGACGAAGGCGACCTTCCTGAAGAAGGACGGCTCTCCGTACGTCGAAGGGGACGTCCTGCGCCAGCCCGCGCTGGCCGCGACGCTGCGCGCGGTGGCGGCGCAGGGGACCGGCTACATGTACGGCGGGCCGTGGGCCGAGAAGGCGGCGGCCGCGATCCAGGCCGACGGGGGTCGGATGACGGTCGAGGACCTCGCGGCCTACGAGGTCATCTGGGACGAGCCGCTCGTGGCGGACCTTGGGGATGGCTGGGAGCTGTATACGAACCCTCCGCCGAACGGCGGCGGCGTGACGATGATCGAGGCGCAGCGGCTCGCGGCGGCTTCCGGGCTGCTGGAGGAGGGCCACTGGACGGAATCGCCCGAGGCCCTGCGGACCGCGCTCGACGTGACCCGCGCCTCGCTGCTCGACTTTCTGCCGCCGGAAATGGCCGCGTCGCTCGTCGGCGGCGATTTTACGCCGGCGGCGCGCGTCACGCCGGACCACGCCGACCGGCTCTGGAACGTCATCCAGGCCGGGCTGCCCTTCGGCAACTGGGCGCCGCGCGGTCCCGGCCACTCCGACGACGTCGTGGCGATCGACGGCGAGGGCAACATCGCCGCGATCACGCACAGCATCAATGCGGTCCTGTGGGGCAAGACGGCGATCGTCGTGGACGGGATCACGGTCGGCGATCCGGCGTCCTTCCAGCAGATGCAGATCGCCCGACTCGAGCCGGGATCGCGGCTGCCGGCGCCCACCCAGACCGGGATCCTGTTCCAGGACGGGACGCCCGTGCTCGGCTTCGCGTCGATGGGATCCGGCCTCCACCACCGGACGTTCCAGGGGTTGCTGAACGTGATGCGCTACGGGATGGCTGTGGATGAGGCGATCGACACGCCCGACTTCTTCCTGCCGAATACCGATCCGGCCACCGGCCAAATGACCTTCCGCGTACCGGGCGGGAAGTTCCCGGCGGAGGTCCTCGACGGAACGGGATACGCGTACGAGGAGATCTACCCCATGGAGGCCCGCTTCGGCGGCGAGGGGCTGTGGGTGGCGATCCAGCGCGATCCGGAGACGGGCGAACTGCGCGCGGCGTCCCACAACCGCAACAACAGCGCCGCAGTGGCCTTTTGAGCCCGCGCACACGGGGTCGCGCGGCGGGTGTACTGGCGATGGCGCTCCTCGCCGCCTGCGCGACGGGCCGCGGTCCGCCCGCGCCCTCGTCGGCTCCGGCCGTCCGGCCCGCCGCACCTCCAACCCCATCCGTCGCCGCGACATCTTCCAGCCAGACCGGCGTCCCGGCGCCTGCGACGACCGCAGCCCCGGCGTCCGGAACGGTGCGCTTCAACGATTCCCACTTCCATCTCCTGAACTACATCCAGCGCGGCCCGACGGCGCGCGAGTTCCTGGACATGACCGCCGGGCGGGTGGGGCGCGTGGCCATGTTCGGGATCCCGCTGCAGCAGAAGTGGGACTACTTCCTGTCCGGCGACCACGCGCCCGACTACTACCTGAGCACGAACGCCGACCTCTACTACTACTCGTTCGTGGACGCCGTGATCGCGCGGGAGTACCTGTCGCTGCCCGAGGAGGATCGCGGCCGTGTCGACCCCATGATCACGGGCTTCAACCCGGCGGACATGTACGCCTCCGACCACATCGAGCGCGTCCTGCTCACCTTCCCCGGCGTGTTCGCCGGCATCGGCGAATTCAGCATCCACAAGGAGTTCGTGTCGTCCAAGGTCTCCGGGCACGCGGCGAGTCTGCGCAATCCCGCCCTGGACCGGATCCTGGTCAAGGCGGCGGAGATCGGTCTCGTCGTCATCTTCCACAACGACATCGACCACGTCCGCTCGAGCGACCCGCCGCATCACGCACAGGAAGTGCTGGACCTGTTTGCACGCCACGCGGAGACGACGATCATCTGGGCCCACACCGGCCTCGGGCGCTTCGTGGTCCCCGCGGAAGGGCACGTCGCCTGGCTCGAGCGCTGGCTGTCCGACCCGCGCTACGACCACGTGGCGCTCGACATCTCGTGGGACGAAGTGGCGAAGTACGTCGTGGGCGACGACGCGAGCGCCGATGCGTGGGCGACCCTGATCGGCCGGCACCCGACGCGCTTCCTGTTCGGCACCGACGCCGTGGCACCCGCCGACTGGGAGGGCTACGTCGCCAACTACACGGTCTACGACCCGCTGTGGGAACGGCTCGACGCCGACGTACGGGCCCAGGTCGAACGGCTCAACTACGAGCGCATCTTCGACGCGGCCATCCCCCGGGTCCGCGCCTGGGAGCAGCGCCAACTGGCCGGTTCCGATGGCGGCTGAGCGCCGGTCGCGGGACCTCGCACCGCACGGCTGGCGGCGCTGGCTTCGAGAGGCGCGCGAGATTTACGAGGGGCTGTACATCGCCCCCTATCGCGCGACGATCCACCGCGAGTACCTGCGGCAGCACGACGCGTTCATGCTGATGGGCTTCTCGGACCTGCTCGGCGTGCCGAACCCGGTGCAGTTCTACATGCTCGAACTGTATCCGTCGCTCATCGAGGAGTTTCACGAGTGGCACGTTCGGGTCGGGATGGAGCGCGGGCCCGAAGGCGGCTTCCGCTGTTGCTGAACGACACAGGTTCGCAGCGGGCTCCGCTGCCGTTTCCGGATCGGCCGGTCCTCTTCTTCGGCGGCAAGGGCGGGGTCGGGAAGACGACCATGGCCGCCGTCGCCGCGCTCGACATGGCCTCGCGCGGGCGCCGGACCCTTCTCGTGTCCACGGATCCGGCGCACTCCACCGGGGACGTGCTCCAGGCGAGACTGGGGGACCGGCCGCGGCAGGTCGCCGAGGGTTGCTGGGCCATGGAGGTCGATCCGGAGCGGGAAGCGGACCGCTACATCGAGGCCGTCAAGTCGCGCGTGGAGTCGGCCGCGCCCCCGCGGCTCCTGGGCGAGGTCTACCGGCAGATCGACATCGCGCGCGTCTCTCCCGGGGCGGTGGAGTCGGCCCTCTTCGACCGCTTCACGCGGATCCTCGAAGACGAAGGGGAGGCCTACGACCGGATCGTCTTCGACACGGCGCCCACCGGCCAGACCCTGCGGCTGCTCTCCCTGCCGGAGCTGATGACGACGTGGATCGGCGGGCTCATCAAGCGGCGGCGGAAAGTGGGAGCCCTCTCCCAGATGTGGAAGAACGTGGCCGGGTCCGAGGCGGCCGATCTCGACAATGACGCTCTCCTCGGGGCGCTCGAGGAACGCCGGGACCGTTTTCAGGAGGCGCGCCGGATCCTCACCGATCCCCGGCGGACGGCCTTCGTGTTCGTCGTGATCCCCGAACGCCTGCCGATCTGGGAGACGGAGAAGGCCGTTGAAGCCCTGTCGAAACACGACGTTCCGGTCGGGGCCATCGTCGTGAACCTGGTGCTGCCCGAGCGCGACGGCGGGGCGGGAGTCGACCCGTTGTTCGCCGCCAGGCGCGAACGCCAGGCCGCCTATCTTGCGAGGATCTCACAGTCTCTCGGAGATTGGCCTGTCCTCCGCGTCGACCTCCAGGACGCCGATCCCGTGGGGGTGGACGCACTTAGGCGGGTTCCCGTATTCGATACTGCGGAGGAGGTTGTCCGATGAGCGCGATCGTCCTGCTGGTGATTGGTCTGTCGGCCTTCCTCACGGGAGTCCTCATCTACTCCCGCTTCATCGCTGGCAAGGTCTTCAAGCTCGACCCCGACTTCGTCACGCCCGCGCACGAGTTCAAGGACGGCGTCGACTACGTGCCGACGAACAAGCACGTGCTGTTCGGGCACCACTTCACCTCCGTGGCGGGAGCCGCGCCGATCGTGGGCCCGGCGATCGCGGTGATCTGGGGCTGGCTGCCCGCGTTCCTGTGGGTTGTACTCGGGACGGTGTTCGCCGGGGCGGTGCACGACTTCAGCGCCCTGTGGATCTCGAGCCGCCACAAGGGGCGCTCCATCGGCACGCTCACGGAGTCGATCCTGGGACAGCGCGCACGCGTCCTCTTCCTGCTCATCATCTTCTTCCTGCTCCTGATGGTGAACGCGGTGTTCGCCGTCATCATCGCGAACCTGTTCATGGCGAACCCCGGCGCCGTCGTCCCGGTGTGGGGATCGCTCGTCGTGGCGCTCATCGTCGGCTTCCTCATCTACCGGACGGGGACGGGAATCCTCGTGCCATCGCTGGGGGCGCTCGCGACGCTGTACGTCCTCATCTGGTTCGGGCAGGACATGCCGTTCACGCTGCCCGACTTCATCGGGTTCAGTCCGACCGAGGCGCAACTCGCCGCGGCGGGAGGCGATCCGGCCGCGGCGGGAGAGGCGGCGGCGGCGGATGGGCGGCGCGTGGGATGGATCGCGATCCTCTTCGCCTACACCTTCGTCGCCTCGGTGCTGCCGGTGTGGCTGCTCCTGCAGCCGCGCGACTACGTGAACGGACATCAGCTCTTCGTGGCGCTCGGGCTCATCAGCCTCGCGGTCATCGTCGTGAACCCGGAAGTCGTGGCGCCTGTCGTCAACCGCGACCTGCCCGCGGACACGCCGAGTTGGCTGCCGCTCCTCTTCATCACCATCGCGTGCGGGGCCATTTCCGGCTTCCACGGCCTGGTCGGATCGGGCACCTCATCCAAGCAGTTGGCGAAGGAGACGGACGCCCGCTACGTGGGTTACGGGGGCGCGATCGGGGAGGGGACGCTCGCCGTCACCTCGATCATCGCGTGCACGGCCGGCTTCGCGATCTACCTGAGCCGGGACGTGGGCGCGACGCAGGGTCTCGTACTCTGGCAGGAGCACTACGGCAGCTTCGAAGCGGCGACGGCCGGGGCCACGACCGCCTTCGTCAACGGCGTAGGCGTGCTCGCGGGCGGCCTGGGGATCCCGGAGAGCGTAGCCGTGATCTTCGCCTCCGTCGTCGTGATCAGTTTCGCGGCCACGACCCTCGACACGGCGATCCGCCTCCAGCGCTACATCATCGGCGAACTGGGAGTCGAGTACAACGTGAAGGCGATCCAGAACCGCTGGGTGGCCACCGCGATCGCCGTCGTGAGTTGCGCGCTGCTCGCGCTCTCCGCCGACCGCGGCGCCGGCGGCATGATGATCTGGCCGCTGTTCGGCACCACGAACCAGCTCCTGGCCGGCCTCACGCTCCTCATCGTGTCGCTCTTCCTCATGCGGCAGGGACGCCCGTTCTGGGTGACGATGATCCCGATGGGGTTCCTGCTCCTGATGACGACGTGGGCCATGGTCATCAACCTCGACCGCTTCTTCGGCACGAACCAGTGGATGCTGCTGGTGATCGGGGCCGCGATCTTCATCCTCGAGATCTGGCTCCTGCTCGAGGGCGCCGCCGCGATCCGCCGAGTCCGTGCGGGAAGGGCGCAGGCGTAGCCGCCAGGACCCGTCCGTCAGGCGGCCAGGATGTCGCGGATGATCGAATCGTGATGGCGGTGGTGGAGGTGGAGGAAGCGTAGCCACTCGGCCGGCGTGAAATGGCCGAGGACGTGGTGGGGGAGCGTGTGCCGGCACGCGTCCAGTTCGGCCATTCGCGGCTCGAGACCCGCCGCCAGCGCACGCAACGCCTCGAAGCCCGTCCGGACATCGGCAGCTGCCAGGCCGGTCGGTAGCGTGAAGTCGGGGGCGGGTCCGCGGCCGCGCGGGATCGAACCGCGCGCCAGGAGCGCCACTCCGAACTCATGCGGGAACTGTTCCCTCGTTTCCGGGTTCGGTCCGGCCAGCGCCTTCAAGACCCAGTCCAGCACGCTCCGGTCGGAGAAGAGCAGATGCTCGAGGTGATCCTGCACGCTCCACGCCGAGACCTCGGGCGCGGAAACGCCCAGCCGGTCAAGGTCGGCGGCTCGTTCGAGGCAGCGGTCGATGCCGGCGCGGACCCCGGCGAAGGAGTCCCGCGCCCCGACCACGTCTCCTACCAACTCATGGCGAGGTTGAGCGTCAGACTGTTCGCCGGGCCCGACGTCGCCCCGTAGGCGTTCCGGCCTCCCTCGACGTTAAGCCAGAGGCCCGACCCGACGTTGAGGCGCCCGCCCATGTGGTAGCCGTACAGGCTCCGCCCGGATGCGCGGAGCGGCATCAGCGCGACCGGACCCTGAAAATGGTCGGCGCCGAACTGCCCCGCACCCGGCTGCTCCGACAGGACCAGCCTCGCGTACGGCGTGAATGTGCCCCGGCCCGCCAGCGCGTCGACACCGTATCCGACTTCCGCATCCAGCCGACGGCTACCGTGGCCGTACCCGTACCCGTTCGGCGTCAGCCCGGTCGCGCCCTGCGCCCAGAGCCGCGCCAGACCGTTCGCCGTCGACCCCCAGGAAGGACTCGCGCGGAGCGACAGCCCCCGTCCGGCCCCCTGCGGGTTGAGCGTGATGGACCCGCCGAGCCCCCACTCCTCGTAGTGGCTCTGCTCGTGCGCCACGAGCTTGCGGCCGTGCACGGAGATCGTGAGACCCCGCTCCAGGTCGAGGAAGGCGAGACCGCCCCCCAGCTCCATCCCGAAGCCGGTCTCCACGTCGCCCCCGTCGCGTCGCATGCCGACCCGCACATGCGGCTGGATCATCTCTCCGGACGAGAGCGTGTATCCCCTCGAGGCGTCGAGCATCACGCGCACGCGACTCACGTCGGAGGTGAGTTCGCTCCGACCCTCGACTTCCTCGGACTTCATCTCCGCCACGAAGCCGTCCGACCTCAGCGCGAGCTTGAAGTCATCCGGATCGTCGGCCCGCACCAGTTCGCCCTGCGCACCCAGCCCCACCATGCGCATCGAAACGTCGCTGGAGGGGTCCTGCTCTCCGCCCCCCGTGAGGTCCAGTCGGCCGAAACCGTATCCGAGCACGCCCCACAGGGAGAGGCGCGGGCTGAGCGCGAGCCGGGCGTAGGGGAACGCGCTGGTCAAGCTCGTCGATACGTCGCCGACGTCGTCTTCTCCGGCGCGCCCCAGTTCGAAGCCGCCCGACCCCAGGCTGTGGGACACGGCGAGCCCCGCGAGCATCGATCCGAACGCGTAGTCGGCCCCGAGGGCGGCCGTGACGACTTCGCCATCGTGGAATCCCGCATCGTCGCCGCTCGAGAACCGCATCATCTCTCCGGCGCCCCACAGCGAGTAGCCGCCTCCGTCCGCCGCGTCCTGACTGGAGAGCTGGAAGGAGGTCTCGCCCAGGAGCCCTCCGAGGGACGAGGGGAGGAACGTGGTCGGAGCGCCGAGGCCGCCAAGGAGTCCGCCCTGAGGACTCAGCTGCGCGAGGTCGATCGTACGACCGCCGACCGTCACCTGGTCGGGACTCCGGTGAGAGTGCGCCACGCGGTCGCCGATCATCGCCATCGCCTGGCTCGCCACCGAGCGGCCGAACCGTTCGAGCCAGTCCTCCGCGGCCGCCTCCGCTTCCGCGGTGGAGAAGTTCCGGTAGAACTCAGTACAACTTGTCCGACACCATCCCATGCCGTATCGTATGGCATCCATAAAACATTGCTAGACAATGTATTGTAGGTTATTTCCGAATCCTCGTCGTCCCTTGAAGTCTATCGCGATCCGGTGTATTCTTCTCGATGTAGTGCTGCAATGAGTGATACACCACAAGGATGTAACCCATGATGAAACGGCCCAGAACGCTCTCCGCCGCCTTCGTGCGGACGGTCAACAGACCCGGAGTCTACGGCGACGGGCGCGGCGGTCGCGGGCTGAGCCTTCGCGTCCACCGGACGCTCGATGGCCGGATCACCAAGACATGGCGTCAGCGCGTCCGGATCAAGGGCCAACTGACCTCGATCGGTCTCGGGCCGTATCCCGAAGTGACGCTCGCCGAGGCCCGCCAGAAGGCATTGGACAACAGCCGGGGCGTCCTCTTGGGCCAGGACCCGCGCGGGCGCGGCGTCCCGACGTTCGCCGCGGCCGCTCGGCGAACCATCGAACTGCACCGCGATTCGTGGAAGGCCGGGAGTCCGTTGCCCGAGCAGTGGGAGTCCACCTTCCGTCTCCATGCCGCCCCCCTCCTCGACAAGTCGGTGGACCGGATCGAGAGCGCGGACGTGCTCCGGTGTCTTACACCGATCTGGAACTCGAAGCCCGCAGCCGCGCGGAAAGCCCGGCACCGGATAAATGCGGTCTTCCGGTGGTGCGTTGGCCGGAACTATCGGACGGACAACCCGGTGGACCGGGCGGTCGAGGCGCTGCCAAAGGCGAACGGCTACGCGACATGAGCATTCGGATTCACATGTCGTTGTGATCGTTCAGCTTACGAGATTCGGCGGTCGAGTTCCCGCTGAATGATTCCCGCCGATTCGTCTGGGGTCAGGCGCGGACCCTCGGGCGGCTGTCCAGAGCCTTCCTGAGTTGTACCGAGTCGGCCTGCTGGTAGCAGCGCAAAACCGTCTGGGCCTCCTTCCAGCCGCCCAACTCGCACAGCACCTTGAGCGGCAGGTCCATCAGGTCGCTGGCAAACTTGCGCCTCAGCGAGTGCCAGCCCCGCCGCGCCTTCGGCTCCAGTCCCGCAAGCCGCTCGGCCTTGCGCCACCAAACGCCGGTCCGTCCCCTGCCGATGCTCGCCGAGGGATCCTTCGAGGCGGGCAGGATCAGCTTCTCCCCGCTACCGGGGTTCGCCTCCCGCGCCTCCTCCAACACCGCCACCGCCTCGTCCGTCATCGGCGTGACGTGCTCGTAGCCCGTCTTCTCGTGTTCCGCCCGCCACCGCACCTCCCGGCCCTCGAAGTCGATATCTGACCACCTCAGGTTGCGGATGGCCCCGATCCGGTGCCCGGTCTCATGGGCGAGCACGAACGCGACGTGGAACCGCCAGTCCACCTGCCGGGACACCCCGAGCATCGCCCGGTACTCCTCCTCGGAGAGAACGACCCGGGCGGGGTTCTTCTCCTTGGGCGTCCTGAGACCCCTCAGCGGGTTCGAGTCGAGAAGGAGCCTCCCCTCCTCGTCTCTGGACTTGGTCGCCCAGTTGAGCACCGCGAGCAGGAACTTCAGGTCCAACTCGATGGTCCGGTTGGACACCGGCTTCCCGCTCGGTCCGATCCTTCCCGCCCGGCGCTCCCGGATGAAGCGGTCCCAGTCCCTTTGAGACAGGGTCTCGGGTCGCCGGTCCCGACCGAGTAGGTCGAGGAACATCCCCGTCGCGATCCTGTCCCGGTGCTGGACCCGCCTCGTCTTGGTGGGCGTCACCTCCTCACCGTAGATGTCAAAGAGCATCTCCAGTGTGAGCGGCTCCGGCTCGGCTTCCGCCTTGCCGTTCAGGTCCGGGCCGACGAACCCGGCCGCGAACTCGTCCGCTTGCCGTTTCGCCCTCGCCCAATCGCGGTGTCCAAGCGACCGGGTGAGCCTCCGCCCGTTCTCGCGCCACTCAATCTGGAAGTTGCCGGTCTTCGGGTCCGGGAAGATCCTGACCCGGTTCCGGCCCCATTCGCCAGCGCCGTAAGAGCGCCGACTTCGTTTCGTGCGTGCCATCGTTCGATTCCTCTCTCGATGGACTGCACGATCTGCACGAACGAAACTTCGCCCGGAAAGTGCCTCTTGACCAGTACCGGCGCACACGGTGGCCGGCACCTCCGGGAACGCGACGGCGAGGAAGGAGCTTACATTTG contains the following coding sequences:
- a CDS encoding DinB family protein encodes the protein MVGARDSFAGVRAGIDRCLERAADLDRLGVSAPEVSAWSVQDHLEHLLFSDRSVLDWVLKALAGPNPETREQFPHEFGVALLARGSIPRGRGPAPDFTLPTGLAAADVRTGFEALRALAAGLEPRMAELDACRHTLPHHVLGHFTPAEWLRFLHLHHRHHDSIIRDILAA
- a CDS encoding carbon starvation protein A, which translates into the protein MSAIVLLVIGLSAFLTGVLIYSRFIAGKVFKLDPDFVTPAHEFKDGVDYVPTNKHVLFGHHFTSVAGAAPIVGPAIAVIWGWLPAFLWVVLGTVFAGAVHDFSALWISSRHKGRSIGTLTESILGQRARVLFLLIIFFLLLMVNAVFAVIIANLFMANPGAVVPVWGSLVVALIVGFLIYRTGTGILVPSLGALATLYVLIWFGQDMPFTLPDFIGFSPTEAQLAAAGGDPAAAGEAAAADGRRVGWIAILFAYTFVASVLPVWLLLQPRDYVNGHQLFVALGLISLAVIVVNPEVVAPVVNRDLPADTPSWLPLLFITIACGAISGFHGLVGSGTSSKQLAKETDARYVGYGGAIGEGTLAVTSIIACTAGFAIYLSRDVGATQGLVLWQEHYGSFEAATAGATTAFVNGVGVLAGGLGIPESVAVIFASVVVISFAATTLDTAIRLQRYIIGELGVEYNVKAIQNRWVATAIAVVSCALLALSADRGAGGMMIWPLFGTTNQLLAGLTLLIVSLFLMRQGRPFWVTMIPMGFLLLMTTWAMVINLDRFFGTNQWMLLVIGAAIFILEIWLLLEGAAAIRRVRAGRAQA
- a CDS encoding amidohydrolase family protein, which codes for MRFNDSHFHLLNYIQRGPTAREFLDMTAGRVGRVAMFGIPLQQKWDYFLSGDHAPDYYLSTNADLYYYSFVDAVIAREYLSLPEEDRGRVDPMITGFNPADMYASDHIERVLLTFPGVFAGIGEFSIHKEFVSSKVSGHAASLRNPALDRILVKAAEIGLVVIFHNDIDHVRSSDPPHHAQEVLDLFARHAETTIIWAHTGLGRFVVPAEGHVAWLERWLSDPRYDHVALDISWDEVAKYVVGDDASADAWATLIGRHPTRFLFGTDAVAPADWEGYVANYTVYDPLWERLDADVRAQVERLNYERIFDAAIPRVRAWEQRQLAGSDGG
- a CDS encoding TRC40/GET3/ArsA family transport-energizing ATPase, with translation MLNDTGSQRAPLPFPDRPVLFFGGKGGVGKTTMAAVAALDMASRGRRTLLVSTDPAHSTGDVLQARLGDRPRQVAEGCWAMEVDPEREADRYIEAVKSRVESAAPPRLLGEVYRQIDIARVSPGAVESALFDRFTRILEDEGEAYDRIVFDTAPTGQTLRLLSLPELMTTWIGGLIKRRRKVGALSQMWKNVAGSEAADLDNDALLGALEERRDRFQEARRILTDPRRTAFVFVVIPERLPIWETEKAVEALSKHDVPVGAIVVNLVLPERDGGAGVDPLFAARRERQAAYLARISQSLGDWPVLRVDLQDADPVGVDALRRVPVFDTAEEVVR
- a CDS encoding S9 family peptidase translates to MRVRFSSLLSLVAAVAALSAHGAVTPARLASQDGRALELADYYRLKDAGSPALSPDGSRVAYVVTSVLEDENRRHSEIRLVDADGAGEATRVTSPSFSASSPRWSPDGRYLVFTSNRPDPSGSGAGSTWFLRMDRPAGEAFRLEGLRGSPVFSPDGRWIAFTRPTPPPPPPEPVWESDFERRTVERFDGREYDWMNYRFDRRGYLADPRDPNATPPREVYLLPAEGGEARQLTELGFDASGLAWSPDGRRLAFTADAHQRDEHSYERSDLWVVDLDGDVSRLTDDGYNYSSPAWSADGARLVVRGNEGLDIIIREARDRGAPSDLFVFDTENGTRLRNLTAEWDLIPGGPTVSADGGQVYFSAGIRGNTHLFRVAEGGGPVEQVTAGDRRLGSFSFSQDFSRVAFRATAPTEPGDVWVADVGAAMADEVRLSEVNRDLLAEIALSSPERLSFRSPDGTEVEGWMLPARGYAAGQGGFPMVLQMHGGPHGAYGNTWSFDQQLLAAQGYMVLFTNPRASTGYGEDFRWGTWGGWGFNDYDDVMAGVDHAIERYEIDTARMGATGYSYGGFLTNWVITHTDRFAAAIAGASISNWVSDYGVADIPRTKESEFFGPPWEERGLEHLMRSSPIIYAKGVTTPTLFVHGESDHRVPVEEAEQMYVALRKQQVPAKFVRYPDSYHGGWTPWRMVHRMWVQLEWWEQWLRPSATSDQ
- a CDS encoding gamma-glutamyltransferase encodes the protein MSPTERRAVRRSAGRSVRGRPLACLPFLLALAACQAETGLSPERWAADYERFMEAQLVDRTEAGVATGENGAVTVAYNGLAARAGLEALKQGGNAIDAAMTTALMQVALTAGAPISYFGIMSLVYYDAGTDRVYTMNAEWNTVLGEDDPANIPGGIDLSSPDGRYGTEVSGRTALVGGFMKGVGAAHERFGRLPWAEIFKPSIHVAEQGFPISKKVEGYWEGRAADLARLPETKATFLKKDGSPYVEGDVLRQPALAATLRAVAAQGTGYMYGGPWAEKAAAAIQADGGRMTVEDLAAYEVIWDEPLVADLGDGWELYTNPPPNGGGVTMIEAQRLAAASGLLEEGHWTESPEALRTALDVTRASLLDFLPPEMAASLVGGDFTPAARVTPDHADRLWNVIQAGLPFGNWAPRGPGHSDDVVAIDGEGNIAAITHSINAVLWGKTAIVVDGITVGDPASFQQMQIARLEPGSRLPAPTQTGILFQDGTPVLGFASMGSGLHHRTFQGLLNVMRYGMAVDEAIDTPDFFLPNTDPATGQMTFRVPGGKFPAEVLDGTGYAYEEIYPMEARFGGEGLWVAIQRDPETGELRAASHNRNNSAAVAF
- a CDS encoding Arm DNA-binding domain-containing protein; its protein translation is MMKRPRTLSAAFVRTVNRPGVYGDGRGGRGLSLRVHRTLDGRITKTWRQRVRIKGQLTSIGLGPYPEVTLAEARQKALDNSRGVLLGQDPRGRGVPTFAAAARRTIELHRDSWKAGSPLPEQWESTFRLHAAPLLDKSVDRIESADVLRCLTPIWNSKPAAARKARHRINAVFRWCVGRNYRTDNPVDRAVEALPKANGYAT
- a CDS encoding cory-CC-star protein, which codes for MAAERRSRDLAPHGWRRWLREAREIYEGLYIAPYRATIHREYLRQHDAFMLMGFSDLLGVPNPVQFYMLELYPSLIEEFHEWHVRVGMERGPEGGFRCC